Proteins found in one Fulvitalea axinellae genomic segment:
- a CDS encoding NAD-dependent epimerase/dehydratase — translation MKVLVTGGAGYVGTDLVRTLAMRPEVTEVRIYDNLSRKNHNLFLGATLEGGEKVRFVCGDILDSRKLAKALQGIDVVYHLAACVSTPFSHLDSHVYEQVNHWGTADLVSAVEESDVKRFVYLSSASVYGKSATAEFTEESVPFPKTVYGISKLKGEEHVRRLFSKMDTYILRCANVYGYSKSMRFDAVINRFMFESHFNGRISIDGNGKQFRAFVHVDTVTQALGGLLSETVPSGMYNLADKNLRIIDVVDALKEVYPELEFMFVNQHLELESLKVSPESSLREYLNFSKSVDFVDELKSFKESFSFCYNNVPVN, via the coding sequence ATGAAAGTATTGGTGACTGGCGGAGCGGGTTATGTGGGTACAGACCTAGTGAGAACATTGGCCATGCGTCCTGAGGTTACGGAGGTTCGAATTTATGACAACCTGAGCCGTAAGAACCATAATCTATTTTTGGGAGCCACTCTGGAAGGGGGCGAAAAAGTTCGCTTCGTTTGCGGAGACATTCTGGATTCTAGAAAATTAGCAAAAGCTTTACAGGGAATCGATGTGGTTTACCATTTGGCCGCTTGCGTTTCCACTCCGTTTTCTCATTTGGACTCTCATGTTTATGAGCAAGTGAACCATTGGGGAACCGCCGATTTGGTAAGCGCTGTTGAAGAAAGTGACGTGAAAAGGTTTGTATACTTAAGTAGCGCCTCGGTTTACGGAAAATCAGCCACAGCCGAATTTACGGAGGAGTCGGTTCCGTTCCCTAAAACCGTTTACGGAATTTCGAAGCTGAAAGGGGAGGAGCATGTTCGCCGTCTGTTCAGTAAGATGGATACCTATATATTAAGGTGTGCGAACGTGTACGGTTATAGCAAAAGTATGCGTTTTGATGCGGTGATTAACCGCTTTATGTTCGAATCGCATTTCAATGGCCGGATTTCCATCGACGGTAACGGCAAGCAGTTCAGGGCGTTTGTTCATGTGGATACAGTGACGCAAGCTTTGGGCGGTTTGTTGTCGGAAACAGTGCCGTCGGGAATGTACAATTTGGCGGACAAAAACCTTCGGATTATCGACGTCGTAGACGCTTTGAAAGAGGTGTATCCGGAGTTGGAGTTTATGTTTGTAAACCAGCACTTGGAGCTCGAAAGCCTTAAGGTTAGCCCAGAGTCAAGTTTGCGTGAATATTTGAATTTTTCTAAGAGTGTGGACTTTGTGGATGAGCTGAAGTCTTTCAAAGAAAGCTTCTCGTTCTGTTACAATAACGTGCCGGTGAATTGA
- the rfaD gene encoding ADP-glyceromanno-heptose 6-epimerase encodes MIVVTGAAGFIASCLIAELNRQGYKAIVAVDDFRNPEKRTENLEGKSLECKVDLEDFFEWFDENQKEVEFVFHNGACSATTVFDKAVFDKLNYNYSIDMWNRCVKYQIPLVYASSAATYGMGENGYDDDESLIPNLKPLNLYGESKNNFDIWALEQEKAPFFWAGLKYFNVYGPNEYHKGRMASVVYHAFNQISETGGMKLFRSHHPDFKDGEQTRDFVYVKDVVDISLWLMKNRKHSGIYNVGTGNARTFLDLVKATFKAMDKPENISFIDTPIDIRDKYQYFTEAKMDKLRVAGYDAEFTSLEDGVGDYVRNYLLKGKKVD; translated from the coding sequence ATGATCGTAGTGACCGGAGCGGCGGGCTTTATCGCAAGCTGTTTGATTGCCGAGCTTAATAGGCAAGGATATAAAGCCATTGTGGCGGTGGACGATTTCAGAAATCCGGAGAAAAGAACGGAGAACCTGGAAGGTAAAAGTTTGGAATGCAAAGTCGATTTGGAAGACTTCTTTGAGTGGTTTGACGAGAATCAGAAAGAGGTGGAATTTGTGTTCCACAACGGGGCTTGTTCCGCTACGACAGTGTTTGACAAAGCCGTTTTTGATAAATTGAATTACAATTATTCCATTGATATGTGGAATCGTTGTGTCAAGTATCAGATTCCTTTGGTTTACGCATCTTCTGCGGCTACTTACGGAATGGGGGAGAATGGTTATGATGATGACGAGTCTCTTATTCCGAATCTTAAGCCTCTTAACCTCTACGGAGAATCGAAAAACAATTTTGATATTTGGGCGCTTGAGCAAGAAAAAGCTCCGTTCTTTTGGGCTGGTCTGAAGTATTTCAATGTTTACGGACCTAACGAATACCATAAAGGACGAATGGCCTCTGTTGTTTATCACGCTTTCAATCAAATTTCGGAAACTGGCGGAATGAAGCTTTTCCGTTCGCATCACCCGGATTTCAAAGATGGAGAGCAAACCCGTGATTTCGTTTATGTAAAGGATGTTGTGGATATTAGCCTGTGGCTGATGAAAAACCGAAAGCATTCGGGTATTTACAATGTCGGGACCGGAAATGCCAGAACATTCCTTGATTTGGTGAAAGCGACCTTTAAGGCGATGGATAAGCCTGAGAATATTTCGTTTATCGACACTCCGATTGATATCCGTGACAAGTATCAGTACTTCACGGAAGCGAAAATGGATAAACTGAGAGTTGCTGGTTACGATGCCGAGTTTACGTCTCTTGAAGACGGAGTTGGTGACTATGTTCGTAACTATCTTTTGAAAGGGAAGAAAGTTGACTAA
- a CDS encoding HupE/UreJ family protein has product MKIKNILAFVLVVLVSVFSGVAYAHGVDGETQKFLTNNEGAAFIPFLYIGAKHMITGYDHLLFLVGVIFFLYKPKEVLIYVSFFTIGHSATLLLGVMADIHVNAFLIDAIIALSIVYKGFDNLGGFEKFFGKQPNTKVAVLIFGLFHGFGLATKLQEFQFSKEGLFTNLIGFNIGVEIGQFLALLFVIIVINVWRRYPSYHKFSTVTNTALMVAGFLLIGFQLTGYFVSV; this is encoded by the coding sequence ATGAAAATTAAAAATATACTTGCGTTTGTGTTGGTTGTGCTGGTTTCCGTTTTTTCGGGAGTGGCATATGCGCACGGCGTAGATGGCGAGACCCAAAAGTTTTTGACCAATAACGAAGGAGCAGCATTTATCCCGTTCCTTTATATTGGAGCGAAACACATGATAACGGGCTATGATCACTTACTGTTTTTGGTGGGTGTAATCTTCTTTTTGTACAAACCAAAAGAAGTGCTGATTTACGTAAGTTTCTTTACTATCGGGCACAGCGCCACACTTCTGTTGGGCGTGATGGCCGATATTCACGTCAATGCGTTTTTGATCGACGCTATTATTGCCTTATCGATTGTGTATAAGGGATTTGATAATTTGGGGGGCTTCGAGAAATTCTTCGGAAAGCAGCCGAATACGAAAGTCGCCGTGTTGATCTTCGGGCTGTTCCACGGTTTTGGATTGGCTACCAAACTTCAGGAGTTTCAGTTCAGCAAGGAAGGGTTGTTTACGAACTTGATCGGGTTTAACATCGGAGTTGAGATTGGGCAGTTTCTGGCTTTGTTGTTTGTCATAATCGTCATTAACGTTTGGCGCCGGTACCCAAGCTATCACAAGTTCTCAACCGTAACGAATACGGCCTTGATGGTAGCCGGTTTTTTGCTTATCGGTTTCCAGCTTACGGGTTATTTTGTAAGCGTTTGA
- a CDS encoding phosphoadenylyl-sulfate reductase, which produces MDFEAFKKQVERYNAEGRQMFTTSSFQSHSIVLLHMISRVDRSIPVYFINTGYHFPETIAYRDQISEMLGLNLVDLKTPVPKTMQMDGNGRFLFASDPDYCCFLNKTQPMEAVMKRYDVWINGVRADQSAVRKAMKIEQPAPHDVTRFHPMLDWNAKMIYFYRKEFGLPSHPLEDKGYMSVGCAPCTRKMDPEMQEREARWYGMNKTECGLHTDLVKK; this is translated from the coding sequence TTGGATTTCGAAGCATTTAAAAAACAGGTCGAACGTTACAATGCGGAAGGACGTCAGATGTTTACCACATCGTCGTTTCAGTCGCACAGTATCGTCTTGTTGCATATGATCAGCAGGGTAGACCGTTCGATTCCCGTATACTTTATTAATACGGGCTATCATTTTCCGGAAACCATCGCTTACAGGGACCAAATATCTGAAATGTTAGGGCTTAATCTGGTGGATTTGAAAACCCCGGTGCCCAAGACTATGCAGATGGACGGTAATGGCCGGTTCCTGTTCGCCAGCGATCCCGACTATTGTTGTTTCCTGAACAAAACCCAACCGATGGAAGCCGTTATGAAGCGCTATGACGTGTGGATTAACGGAGTGAGGGCGGACCAAAGCGCCGTGCGTAAGGCCATGAAAATTGAGCAACCTGCGCCGCACGATGTAACTAGGTTTCACCCGATGTTGGATTGGAACGCCAAAATGATTTATTTCTATAGGAAGGAATTTGGACTGCCATCCCATCCATTGGAGGATAAAGGTTACATGAGTGTCGGTTGTGCGCCGTGTACGCGTAAAATGGATCCTGAAATGCAAGAGCGTGAAGCCCGTTGGTACGGGATGAACAAGACCGAGTGTGGCTTGCATACCGACCTTGTGAAGAAGTGA
- a CDS encoding MBG domain-containing protein, whose product MYKLLHITNNIRTLRIGIATILITILAIGATYANGFSDIEATIEITNTQTTYDGDPKHVAVTTNPAGLNYTVTYNSSTQPPINVGQYSVVVTIAHAGFTGSATSTLDIQPAQATISLSDTVQTYDGNFKTVLAETTPPGLSIRAVYDGLNSPPTTPGTYPVTVTVTNTNYTGSQSGTLRIKKAPATLFVSDTIQTYDGASKRPTVSTEPADLGLRITYDGSEIPPRDAGTYSTVIAVENPYYSASKTVNLKINPASGIVVIAGTQAVYDGNAKPVTVTTVPPNLAVSVTYNGNTSIPASAGLYSVIASINENNYAGSSQASLTIDKATATITFTDTTKTYTGLELEPDYVTDPPNLNVNLTFDNTDQQPTQTGNYKVTATINDRDYTGNDSTTLVIEKAEAQIIRSDTITTYNGLPQSPTISTIPQGLSFSVSYDDETSKPINADTIDVIITVNDPNYEKVDSSKFIIKKAPQTITFGRIEDRPIDAPPLELSGSSSSGLTLTYSVSPESPAQVNGNTLTLSMPGAVTVTAKQDGNDNYLKADSVTQIFAALSPYSQIKGKIVDFDGTIIDYGSVTLFRDTLDSYVPFATTNLTTSGYSVKAPGGKYILRYNAPDTSRFINTYLGTSVIWQDAESITVSEAKDLSFFIPELRPEVNPGHVTVSGQYVSEDNGNFTPIPNIVLLLLYPETERIYDVLRTDETGKFEFNRIKYGNYTLQVDKPTGKKNRLSPLLQLSQNIDSLEIRVIEQAQGIKVEVLKAHQVLDAQNLDDKIKISPNPATNWIRITKDTQSNTQFSGQILSVSGKSVCKFSSLSSGEKLDLSHFPQGVFIIEIHSKDEIIRRKIFKR is encoded by the coding sequence ATGTACAAATTATTGCATATTACGAACAACATTCGCACTCTGCGAATTGGTATCGCAACAATACTGATTACGATATTGGCTATCGGCGCCACTTATGCTAACGGATTTTCCGACATAGAAGCCACAATCGAAATCACCAATACACAAACTACATACGACGGAGACCCCAAACACGTTGCGGTTACTACAAATCCCGCCGGTTTAAATTATACGGTTACGTACAATTCCTCCACACAACCGCCAATTAATGTCGGTCAATATTCGGTGGTTGTCACCATCGCTCACGCGGGATTTACGGGGTCAGCGACCTCTACTTTAGACATTCAACCCGCCCAAGCCACCATTTCCCTTTCGGACACGGTTCAAACCTACGACGGAAATTTCAAAACCGTTTTGGCCGAGACAACTCCTCCCGGATTATCCATCAGAGCGGTTTATGACGGCCTAAATAGCCCTCCCACCACTCCCGGCACCTACCCTGTAACAGTCACGGTAACAAACACCAACTACACGGGCTCCCAATCAGGCACATTGCGCATCAAAAAAGCTCCCGCCACACTTTTCGTTTCGGACACTATACAAACTTACGACGGTGCCAGCAAACGCCCCACCGTAAGTACCGAACCCGCCGATTTGGGTTTAAGAATAACTTACGACGGCAGTGAAATACCGCCAAGAGACGCCGGAACGTACTCTACGGTAATTGCGGTAGAAAATCCTTATTATAGCGCTTCGAAAACCGTCAACCTGAAAATCAATCCCGCTTCCGGCATTGTCGTCATTGCCGGAACACAAGCAGTCTACGACGGAAACGCTAAGCCGGTTACGGTCACGACTGTGCCACCAAACCTAGCCGTAAGCGTCACTTACAACGGAAACACGTCAATTCCCGCTTCGGCAGGCTTATATTCGGTCATAGCCTCCATCAATGAAAACAACTACGCAGGCAGTAGTCAAGCCTCTTTAACAATTGACAAAGCTACCGCAACAATCACTTTCACAGACACTACCAAAACGTACACAGGCCTAGAATTAGAGCCTGATTATGTCACAGATCCGCCTAATCTGAACGTCAACCTTACTTTTGACAATACAGATCAGCAACCGACACAAACCGGAAACTACAAAGTCACCGCTACAATAAATGACCGTGACTATACTGGAAACGACAGCACTACCCTTGTTATTGAAAAAGCGGAGGCTCAAATCATTCGCTCTGATACGATAACCACATATAACGGATTACCACAAAGCCCGACAATTAGCACGATTCCTCAAGGCCTAAGCTTCTCGGTAAGCTATGACGATGAAACATCCAAACCGATTAACGCAGACACAATTGATGTAATCATCACAGTCAATGATCCGAATTACGAGAAAGTTGACTCGTCCAAATTCATTATCAAAAAGGCTCCGCAAACTATAACCTTTGGACGTATAGAAGACAGACCAATCGACGCTCCTCCTTTGGAACTGTCAGGTTCTAGTTCGTCCGGGCTCACACTCACTTATTCGGTCTCACCTGAAAGCCCCGCTCAGGTAAACGGAAACACACTTACACTGAGCATGCCGGGAGCCGTTACAGTGACCGCAAAACAGGACGGCAACGACAATTATCTGAAAGCGGACTCAGTAACGCAAATATTCGCAGCGCTTAGCCCGTATAGCCAAATCAAAGGAAAGATTGTAGACTTCGACGGAACTATCATAGATTACGGAAGTGTAACTCTTTTCAGAGACACGCTCGACTCCTATGTCCCGTTTGCGACCACCAACCTGACCACCAGCGGATATAGCGTAAAGGCTCCTGGAGGCAAGTACATTCTGAGATACAATGCTCCCGACACCAGTCGATTTATCAACACATACTTAGGCACATCCGTAATTTGGCAAGATGCCGAAAGTATTACCGTTTCCGAGGCAAAGGATTTATCCTTTTTCATTCCCGAACTTAGACCTGAAGTCAACCCTGGACACGTCACGGTATCAGGTCAATATGTCAGTGAAGACAATGGAAACTTCACTCCAATCCCTAACATTGTGCTTCTTCTCTTATACCCGGAAACCGAAAGAATCTATGATGTTTTAAGAACTGATGAGACGGGAAAATTCGAATTCAATAGAATCAAATACGGTAATTACACCTTACAAGTAGACAAGCCAACAGGCAAAAAAAACAGGCTTTCACCGCTTCTTCAGCTCTCTCAAAATATTGATTCTCTGGAAATACGGGTAATTGAACAAGCCCAAGGCATAAAAGTCGAGGTACTTAAGGCCCATCAAGTCTTGGATGCTCAAAACTTAGACGACAAAATCAAAATCTCACCAAATCCCGCCACGAACTGGATCCGAATCACAAAAGACACACAATCCAACACCCAATTTTCAGGACAGATCCTCTCGGTTTCAGGCAAATCCGTCTGCAAGTTCTCATCTCTTTCATCTGGTGAGAAACTAGATCTTAGCCACTTCCCTCAAGGGGTGTTTATAATAGAGATTCATTCGAAAGACGAGATAATAAGGCGAAAAATATTTAAACGATAA